The Skermanella rosea sequence GCCGACATGGTCGAGGCCGAGGCGCCGGCCGGCTTCACGGGCGAGGTTCGTAAGGTCGCCCTCGACATCTCCAAACCGGGCGAGGTGGAAAAGCTGGTCGCCGCGCGGCCGGACGTGATCTTCCACCTCGCGGCCATCGTCTCCGGCGAGGCGGAGGCGGATTTCGAGAAGGGCTACGCGATCAACCTGGACGGAACGCGCTTCCTGTTCGAGGCGATCCGGCTCGAATCCGCCCGGGAGCCTTACAAGCCGCGCGTCGTCTTCTCCTCCTCCATCGCGGTGTTCGGGGCGCCGTTCCCGGAGAAGATCGGCGACGAGTTCTTCACCACGCCGCTGACCAGCTACGGCACCCAGAAGGCCATGGGGGAGCTGCTGCTGGCGGATTATTCGCGGCGCGGTTTCTTCGACGGCATCGGCATCCGGCTGCCGACCATCTGCATCCGTCCGGGCAAGCCGAACAAGGCGGCGTCGGGCTTCTTCTCCAACATCCTGCGCGAACCCTTGGCCGGGCAGGAGGCCGTGCTGCCGGTCGGCGAGGATGTCCGGCACTGGCACGCCAGCCCGCGCTCCGCGGTCGGGTTCCTGCTGCACGCCGCGACCATGGACCTGGAGCGGCTGGGCTGGCGCCGCAACCTGTCGATGCCCGGCCTGTCGGCGACGGTGGGGGAGCAGATCGAGGCGCTGCGCCGGGTCGCCGGCGACAAGGCCGTGAAGCTGATCCGGCACGAGCCCGATCCCTTCATCATGAAGATCGTGGCAGGCTGGTCGCGCGACTTCGATACCAGCCGGGCGGAATCCCTGGGTTTCACGGCGGAGAAGAATTTCGACGAGATCATCCGGGTCCATGTCGAGGACGAACTGGGTGGGAAACTGCCGACTTATTCCTGAAACGGGTCGAAGTGGCCGCGGGTCGGTTCGATCTTCGGGCTTGACGGTTTGAAGCTCCCGCCGTAGCGTTCCCTGCAAGCCGCGATCAGACGGCTGTCGTGGGGAGCGTTCCGGTGTGGCTGTCTTGATTCCAGGGTCTTCGACCGCATGGTCCGGCCTGTCGGCCAGCGAAAGGGCCGTGCTGGACCTGCTGTTCTGGTCCCCGGGCCTGTCCCGCGACACGATCTCGACGCGCGCCGCCTTCTCCAAGACCCGCACCAACGCCATCGTCGCGGGCCTGATCGAGCAGGGCCTGGTCGAGGAGATCGGCCTTCAGGAATCGACCGGCGGCCGGCGCGCCGAGACGATCCGCATCAACCGCGGGCTGGGCGTGCTGCTGGGCGTCGATCTCGACGCCACCCGGTTCGACGTCGCCGTCTTCACCCCCGACCTCCACCTGCTGGCCCGCGACGGCGAGGAGATCGACGTGCGCCGGGGTCCCGGGCTGGTGCTGTCCCATGTCCGGGCGCGGATGCGCGGCCTGCTGGCGCGCTGCGGCGCCACGGCCGACCAAGTGCTCGGCATCGGCATCGGCGTTCCCGGCCCGGTGAATTTCGACACCGCCGAACTGGTGGCCCCGCCGCTGATGCCGGAATGGGACAGCTTCTCGATCCGCGCCGACCTGCGCGCCGACTATGCGGCGCCGATCTTCGTGGACAACGACGTGAACCTGATGGCCCTGGGCGAGCTGTGGCACCTCCGCCGCCGGCTGCAGGACTTCCTGGTCATCAAGGTCAGCACCGGCATCGGCTGCGGCATCGTCTGCCACGGGCAGGTCTATCGCGGGGCCAACGGCTCGGCCGGCGATGTCGGGCATATCTGCGTGGACACCCACGGCCCGCGCTGCCACTGCGGCAATATCGGCTGCGTCGAGGCCATGGCCGCCGGACCCGCCATCGCCCGCATGGGGGCGGAGGCGGCCCAGGCCGGCGAAAGCCCCGTGCTGGCCGACATGCTCGCGGCCAAGGGGGCAATCGATCTGGGCGACGTGGCCCAGGCCAGCCGCGCCGGCGACGCCGCGTCCAATATGATCATCCAGCGCGCCGGGGCGAGGATCGGGCAGATGCTGGCCTCCGTGGTCAATTTCTTCAACCCGTCCCACGTCTTCATCGGCGGGGAGGGGGCACGCATCGGGCCGCTGTTCCTGGCCTCCGTGCGGCAGAGCGTCTACCAGCGCTCCCTGCCGCTCTCCACCCGCAACCTCCAGATCCAGTACACCCCGCTCGGCGAGCAGGCCGGGCTGATCGGCGCCGGCGTCCTGGCGATGCAGGAGGCCATGAGGGACAGGGCCCGGAATGGGGCGCGGGGAAACCTGCTGGAACCCAGCCAGCTTGAGAGTGCCGGCCCATGAGCATCGCCGTCCGGTTCGATGGAATCGTGAAGGAGTTCGGCTCCGTGCGCGTGCTGCACGGCGTCGGCTTCGAGCTGGCGCCCGGCCGGGTCTACGGCCTGCTGGGCGAGAACGGCGCCGGCAAGTCCACGCTGATGAAGATCCTCAGCGGCTACGAGCAGCCGACCGGCGGCACCGTCCATGTGGACGGCCAGCCCCGGACCTTCCGCAGCTCCCGCGACGCCGAGGCCGCCGGGATCGTCCTGATCCACCAGGAATTCAACCTGGCCGAGGACCTGACGATCCAGCAGAACATCTTCCTCGGCCATGAGAGGAAGCGCGGCTGGTGGCTGGACGAGGCGGCGATGCGGGCCGACACCGTCCGGGTGCTGGCCCAGGTCGGCCTTGACCGCGACCCCGACACGCCGGTCCGGCAGCTGATCGTGGCGGAGAAGCAGCTGGTCGAGATCGCCAAGGCGCTCGCCCGCAACGCCCGCCTGCTGATCATGGACGAGCCGACCGCCTCCCTGACTCCGGGGGAGACGGAGGCGCTGTTCGCCCTGATGGCCAAGCTCCACGGCGAAGGCGTCACCATCGTCTATATCTCCCACAAGCTGGACGAGGTGGAGCGCACCACCGACGAGGTGATCGTGATGCGCGACGGCCGCTTCGTCACCCGGCAGGCCACCCGCGACGTGACCCGCCACCAGATGGCCAACCTGATGGTCGGGCGGGAGCTGTCCGACCTCTACCCGCCCAAGGACCCGGCGCCCGCCGGCAAGCCGCCGCTGCTGAGCGTGCGCGGGCTGAACGTGCCCGGCTGGGCTTCGGGTATCGGCTTCGAGGTTCAACCCGGCGAGATCCTGGGGTTCGCCGGGCTGGTCGGCGCCGGCCGGACCGAGCTGTTCGAGGGACTGCTGGGCCTGCGCCCGCACGACGTGGAGCGGATCGAGCTGGACGGCCGGGAGATCCGCATCCGCAACCCGCGCGACGCGGTGGACCAGGGCCTGACCTACCTGAGCGAGGACCGCAAGGGGAAGGGCCTCCATGTCGGGTTCGGCCTGAGCGAGAACCTGACCATGATGGCGCTGGAGCACTACGCGAAGCCCTGGCTCCGCCCCCGCGAGGAGCGCCGCGCGCTGGAGACGGCTGTGAAGGATTTCGGCATCCGCACCGGATCGCTGGACGTCCGCGCCGCCTCCCTGTCGGGCGGCAACCAGCAGAAGCTGGCGCTCGCCAAGGTTCTCCACCCCCGGCCCAAGGTGGTCGTCCTGGACGAGCCGACCCGCGGCGTCGATGTCGGCGCCAAGCGGGACATCTATTTCCTGATCCAGCGGCTGGCGCGCGAAGGGCGCGGCGTCGTCGTGGTCTCGTCGGAGCTGATGGAACTGGTCGGCCTGTGCCACCGCGTCGCGGTGATGCGCGCGGGCCGCATCCAGGCCGTCGTCGACGCGCAACATCTGACCGAAGAGGAGCTGATCTCCCATGCGACGGGAACGAAGCAGTGAGGGGGCGGCGTGGTAGAGCGGCAAGCTGAACCCCGGACGGTGCCCCGGTTCCAGCAGGTGCGGTCGCTGGGCTCGTGGCTGCACGGCGTCGGGCCGATCGCGGGGCTGGTGCTGCTGTGTGTCGTCGGCACCCTGCTGAACGGCGATTTCGCCTCGCTCGACAACGCGACGAACGTGCTGACCCGTACCGCCTTCATCGGCATCATCGCGGTCGGCATGTGCTTCGT is a genomic window containing:
- the denD gene encoding D-erythronate dehydrogenase — protein: MHILIIGAAGMVGRKLAGRLAVDGQLGGKGVDVLTLADMVEAEAPAGFTGEVRKVALDISKPGEVEKLVAARPDVIFHLAAIVSGEAEADFEKGYAINLDGTRFLFEAIRLESAREPYKPRVVFSSSIAVFGAPFPEKIGDEFFTTPLTSYGTQKAMGELLLADYSRRGFFDGIGIRLPTICIRPGKPNKAASGFFSNILREPLAGQEAVLPVGEDVRHWHASPRSAVGFLLHAATMDLERLGWRRNLSMPGLSATVGEQIEALRRVAGDKAVKLIRHEPDPFIMKIVAGWSRDFDTSRAESLGFTAEKNFDEIIRVHVEDELGGKLPTYS
- a CDS encoding ROK family transcriptional regulator — its product is MAVLIPGSSTAWSGLSASERAVLDLLFWSPGLSRDTISTRAAFSKTRTNAIVAGLIEQGLVEEIGLQESTGGRRAETIRINRGLGVLLGVDLDATRFDVAVFTPDLHLLARDGEEIDVRRGPGLVLSHVRARMRGLLARCGATADQVLGIGIGVPGPVNFDTAELVAPPLMPEWDSFSIRADLRADYAAPIFVDNDVNLMALGELWHLRRRLQDFLVIKVSTGIGCGIVCHGQVYRGANGSAGDVGHICVDTHGPRCHCGNIGCVEAMAAGPAIARMGAEAAQAGESPVLADMLAAKGAIDLGDVAQASRAGDAASNMIIQRAGARIGQMLASVVNFFNPSHVFIGGEGARIGPLFLASVRQSVYQRSLPLSTRNLQIQYTPLGEQAGLIGAGVLAMQEAMRDRARNGARGNLLEPSQLESAGP
- a CDS encoding sugar ABC transporter ATP-binding protein, coding for MSIAVRFDGIVKEFGSVRVLHGVGFELAPGRVYGLLGENGAGKSTLMKILSGYEQPTGGTVHVDGQPRTFRSSRDAEAAGIVLIHQEFNLAEDLTIQQNIFLGHERKRGWWLDEAAMRADTVRVLAQVGLDRDPDTPVRQLIVAEKQLVEIAKALARNARLLIMDEPTASLTPGETEALFALMAKLHGEGVTIVYISHKLDEVERTTDEVIVMRDGRFVTRQATRDVTRHQMANLMVGRELSDLYPPKDPAPAGKPPLLSVRGLNVPGWASGIGFEVQPGEILGFAGLVGAGRTELFEGLLGLRPHDVERIELDGREIRIRNPRDAVDQGLTYLSEDRKGKGLHVGFGLSENLTMMALEHYAKPWLRPREERRALETAVKDFGIRTGSLDVRAASLSGGNQQKLALAKVLHPRPKVVVLDEPTRGVDVGAKRDIYFLIQRLAREGRGVVVVSSELMELVGLCHRVAVMRAGRIQAVVDAQHLTEEELISHATGTKQ